TGTTCTCCCGCAGGGCCGATGCAAGATACGCTGGCCTCTTCATCCGTGAGCGCGCGGATTTTGTCGGTCGTCTCAGGAGTGGTCTTCCCCCACACCGGGGAGGCATCGCGGATTTCCACCTGGTCGTCGTGGATCCAGATGTACACCGGCTTTTCCGCCCTGCCTTCGACAATAACTGCATCGTAACCGGCGTATTTGAGCATCGCGCCAAACATCCCGCCCGAACTGGAAGCTGCGATCGTGCCTGTCAGGGGTCCCTTGGTGACAATGTTCCAGTGCGATGACGATGGCGCGTTGGTCCCGGAGAGAGGCCCGGCCGCAAAAATGAGTTTGTTGGCAGGACTGAGAGGATCGATAACAGGACTCACCTCCTGAGACATGATGCAGGTGCCCAGGCCGCGGCCGCCTATGAACCGGCGAGCTACTGCCGGGTCCAGGGTCTCCTTGCCGATACTGCCTGTCGTGAGGTTGATTCTCAGGATACTCCCTATCCACCCGTACATGTTATTTCGCCTCCACAAATGTGTTCTTGAGCTCTCTTGCCACAACCTTCTGCCGTGCCCTGGCGGCATCCGTTTCATTCAGATACTCGAGCGCATTTACAGGGCAGAAAGTGACGCATTCAGGTGTACCATCACACAAATCACACTTCAGGATGCGGCGACGGGAAGTTTCATAGACAACTGCCCCAAATGGACAGGCCAGCGTGCACATGCGGCAGCCGATACACCGGGCTTCATCCCAAGCTATACGGTACCGGGCAGGATCGTTGTGCATCGCACTCGTAGGACAAACGGTCACACAGGGCGCATCCTCGCATTGCTCGCATGTGGTCGGCACAGAGATCCCTTCCATTTCCCAGGAATGGACATGAATTCGGGAAGCAGGAAGCCGGAACTCCCCATCGTGAAAAAAGGAACATGCCAGCTCACAGTTATGGCACCCGGTGCACCGATCAGGGTAGATCATCAACATCTTTGCCATCTTAGCCCTCCTGAAACGAAAACAACCATCCGAGCATGCGTGTAAGAATCGGCCGCTTTTCTTTGGGAAGCTAAAATCGAAGGGTCGATAGTCGGCCGAATGCCCCCCAGATCCGGGAGGACCTCATTCTATCCCAATTGCCAGCCCACCTGGCAGGCAATTCGCCAACAACCATGATGCAGCCTCTCATGCGCCGGGGCGCACCCTGCGATGCATGAAAATGTCTTGCCTGTACGGTCGGGAGTCGTCGATGTCGGGATCGGGATCGGGGTCGCAATCGCAGTCGCGGTCGCAATCGGTCTTTTCAGACTGTGAAGATCGATTGCGACTGCGAAAGCGATCCCGATTCCGAGGTTTTTGGCGTTCTGGCACTATTTTCGATGCAGAGAGTAGTATTCGCAAACAGGGCAGGCTCTCCCTACTTGCTGGAAATGATCCGATAACCTGCGGGTACCTGGAAAAGGTCCGGCGCCGGCTCATCGCGGCGAATGCCGGCAAGGCGAAAAATGGTTTCACCGGTCCGCGGATCGTATTTCCGCGACATCACCTGCAGTTGGAGTTCCGGCGAGTACCAGTGCTCGGTGACGATCTCGATGGGCCGGTCGTTGCCGATGGCGGCGATCGGGATTGTCTCCGTGATTCGCTTACCCTCAGCCACAATCCCTTCGATGATCTGCTTGCCCAGCTCCTGCCTGGCGACGTTAAGCTCTTTGGATTCCGGCTTCTCAGAAAGTGTGACAAGCTGTTGATCCCTGGCTCCCTGCATCTTAACGAAGGCGCGCTCCCCGGCTTCGCCGACCGACAGGGCCAGCGGCACGGTGCGGGCCACTTGGTTCCGCACGTCGAGCACCCAGCACACATTTGCTACCGGATCAACGATCCAATCCTCGGTTCCGGACTCGCTTTCACGCCGCAGCCGGCCCTGGCTGTCACGATACATCTTGTAGCTACGGCTTTGCCGGATCTGCGTTCCGTCAGCCAGGATTTGTTTCGTTTCGGTTATGGCTTCCGCCGAGTAAGGGGCGTTTTTGACTACCGCGCCCATCAGTCCGAGCTGCGCGACCTTGCTCTGGATCAAGAGGTCAGCCTTGACTTTGTTCAGGGTAGCTTCAAGAACCTTTGCCTTGATCACCTCAATCTGTGCGTTGATTATGTCATCAGCGACCTTGCTCTTTATCTGGATTTCAGCCTTGGCCTTGATCTGAGCTGCCTCCGTGGCAATCTTTGCCTTGATTTTGGCCGGGTCATTTCCCTGCGCGAATACGCAGGATGCCGCAATCGCGATCATTCCTATGGTCAGCAGTGCATTTTTCATGACTGTTCCTTTCAATAAAAACAATGCTCCCGGGTTGAATTATCTATTTCAGGAAGCGAATGGCACGGGCCCGGCCACCTTCATCGATGATGACATCGGCCTGGATTTCTCCGGGGTCCCGCACAGGCTCCCAGGGAGACAGCACCGACGCGGGCAGGTTCATTCGCACTACGAAACCCATTTGAATGGGCTCGCCGTTGTCCAGCGCCAGGTAGTAGTCCACTTTGCCCGGTGCTGCTGACTTGGCCGGTGTCAGGGACGACGTCGCTTGCGGAACAGGCGACGCGGCCTGTAAAGGGTTTCCCACACCCGCTCCTGAAGCCTGTGCAACAGGCTGCTGCCCGACTGCCGGCTCAGAAGAAGCCGGGTGTCGACGGTTCGGAGTGACCACCAGCAACAGCAGAGCCACCATTCCCGCGGCGCCGAGCGCTGCCCAGCGCATAGGCCAGCCGCCACGCCGCATCGGAGCCCGGGAATGGATGCGAGCGAGAGCCGCCGCGTCACCCTGTTGAAATTCGGCCATAGCAGGCTCCAGACAATCCATCAAAGCAGCGGTGTTTACGGCCCTGGCGCGCACCAGTTCGATATGGTTTCGGCAGCGCTCGCAGGAGAGCAGGTGCTGCGACGCGGTGCGCGCCGCGCCCGGCGGCAGTTCGCCGTCCAGACAGGCGCGCAGATCTCCATCGGTCAGGCATGCGGTCATGGTTCGCCTCCGTATAATGCGCAGTATCTCTTTTCGAATTCGGCTTCAGCCCTTGCCAGGAGTGTGCCGATGGAGCCACGCTTGAGCTTCAGCAAGTCAGACAGCTCTCGATAAGAGAGTCCGGTGTTGCGCAGGAGCAGCAGTTGCGCCTGCGCCGGCTTGAGGATGGCAAGGACCGTGCGCACCTGTTTTTTCTTCTCCTCGCGCAGGATCGCGCCGAGCGCCTCCGCGCCGTGCAGGTGCGCGAACGCGGTCTCACCGGCCATCTGCTCCTTGCGCTTTCGCCGGGAATCGGCGCGCATCATGTCCAGACCGAGATTCACAGCCGTGCGATAGAGCCAGCCCGCAAGATTGGTCTCGGGCCTGAACAGGGCGGGGCGCGAAGATAACCTCCAAAAAGCCTCGGCTACTAAATCCTCGGCTTGGCCCCGCTCTCCGACCAGGCGTGTGAGAATGCCGACCAGTCGGCCGTAATGCTCCCGGAAAACATCCTCCAACGTGGAGCGCGCAGTGGACCGCCCATCCAAGCTTGCCTGAAACAGATTCGGCGGGGCATCCTCTCCAAGATCCATGCTCTATAAACGACAGCAGGTGCTGGAAAATGACAAAAAAGTTTTGCTCGAAGGTCCAGGCAGCGCCTCATGCGTGCTCCCGGTTGGGAAGCGCTGTCCCCAAAGGGATGGATCTATGCTGTTACTGCTTGAGCAATTGAGCCTTTGAGTCCTGGACGCTGTCCCATCTCCGGCTTCTTGAAATATTTCCGCGAGATTTTCTCCTCGCCCGATGGTAGTCTGCTCCCAATAAAGCAAGACAAACCACTCACCATCGGAGGAGGAACACCCATGCTGCGCTCGTCCCATCGCGTTATCGCCCCAGCTGTTTTCCTGGCTCTCGCGCTTACCGGCGCCTGGAGCCTCCGGTTGCATGCAGCCCGGCAGGCCGGCAGGGCTCAGACCGGCAGCGGCATCGACCCCATGATTCTCAACACGTTCCGCTGGC
The nucleotide sequence above comes from Terriglobia bacterium. Encoded proteins:
- a CDS encoding sigma-70 family RNA polymerase sigma factor — encoded protein: MDGRSTARSTLEDVFREHYGRLVGILTRLVGERGQAEDLVAEAFWRLSSRPALFRPETNLAGWLYRTAVNLGLDMMRADSRRKRKEQMAGETAFAHLHGAEALGAILREEKKKQVRTVLAILKPAQAQLLLLRNTGLSYRELSDLLKLKRGSIGTLLARAEAEFEKRYCALYGGEP
- a CDS encoding 4Fe-4S dicluster domain-containing protein, with the protein product MAKMLMIYPDRCTGCHNCELACSFFHDGEFRLPASRIHVHSWEMEGISVPTTCEQCEDAPCVTVCPTSAMHNDPARYRIAWDEARCIGCRMCTLACPFGAVVYETSRRRILKCDLCDGTPECVTFCPVNALEYLNETDAARARQKVVARELKNTFVEAK